A stretch of the Meles meles chromosome 19, mMelMel3.1 paternal haplotype, whole genome shotgun sequence genome encodes the following:
- the CMTM3 gene encoding CKLF-like MARVEL transmembrane domain-containing protein 3, with protein sequence MWPPDQEPDPDPDPDPASARAGRSAPGAAMPGLRALLPARAFLCSLKGRLLLAESGLSFITFVCYVASSASAFLAAPLLEFLLALYFLFADAMQLNDKWQGLCWPMMDFLRCVTAALIYFAISITAVAKYSDGASKAAGVFGFFATIMFAIDFYLIFNDVAKFLKQGDSAEENTADKAEEENSDSDSD encoded by the exons atgTGGCCACCAGACCAGGAGCCCGACCCGGACCCGGACCCGGACCCGGCCTCGGCGCGCGCCGGCCGCTCTGCGCCCGGTGCGGCGATGCCCGGGCTCCGCGCCCTCCTGCCGGCGCGCGCCTTCCTCTGCTCGCTCAAAGGCCGCCTCCTGCTGGCCGAGTCG GGTCTCTCATTCATCACCTTTGTCTGCTACGTGGCGTCCTCTGCATCCGCCTTCCTCGCAGCGCCTCTGCTGGAGTTCCTGCTGGCCCTCTACTTCCTCTTTGCGGATGCGATGCAGCTGAATGACAAGTGGCAGGGCTTGTGCTGGCCCATGATG GACTTCCTGCGCTGTGTCACAGCCGCTCTCATCTACTTCGCCATCTCCATCACAGCTGTCGCCAAGTACTCGGACGGGGCTTCCAAAGCAGCTGGG GTATTTGGCTTCTTTGCCACCATCATGTTTGCAATCGACTTCTACCTGATCTTTAATGACGTGGCCAAATTCCTCAAACAAGGGGACTCCGCAGAAGAGAACACAGCCGACAAGGCAGAAG aAGAGAATTCCGACTCTGACTCTGACTga